The Arachis ipaensis cultivar K30076 chromosome B03, Araip1.1, whole genome shotgun sequence region TATTAATGCACCAACGAATTCAGCATGATTTTATTGtaatatatacaaaaataaaaaatatactagaTAATCAATatatcccgccttgtgcatgcagcaactcatttgtcaacgacaaacccttaaatggagtttCGATCCGCGACGAATTAATCCTTGATctgtcgggttgggggataccgtgggcaacaaaaaaaaacattaacctaattttaaatttttaactaaatataTCAATTCataacgttttcctctaaaatttaacacataaattTATCAATATTCAACGTTTAGTACCGTTttgtttttaaaaagaaaaaaacaacttAATTATAGATTTGTAGCGAATGCAAGTATTCCAAATTTCCAATTTCCCGCATGCCCTAGAAGCCACTATTAAGTTTTAAACTTTAAAACAAAAGGAAGCAATAATAGTAAGTTGTCATTTGGAATTGGGGCAGCACATAATTGCTTTCCATATTCTAAACCAAAATAGTATATCCAATTAATCCATTTATTAATATGATTTAATGtaattaaaaaagattaaaataatAGAAATTAAATGATTCCGAGAATTTCGGTTAAATTGGCGGGAAATGGGTGGGAGGCAGCTAGCGCCTTTTGGGGTTTTGCATTATTTTCTCACACGTGTGGGTCCCATCCTGCATTCAATCTCAACCAACCACCACCCTCCGATCACTCTCCGATCCAACGGTTCTCACCGCATTCCCATTCCCGCCTATCGTACGACACCTCTACTCTGCACTCTGCAGCAAAAGAAACGATTTGGTTGGtctcttttcatttttcatgAAAATAAATATTTCCttgataattgcattaattattatttacccttctttttctttttcaaatcatcaaaatgtaaaactagaaaaaaagccctttttagtttttattttattttttccatttcttttctcCCTATTTCTATTTCAATCGTTTCACATTCTCATAGACAGAGGTCTCTGTTTTTTTCTCTTCACTTCCCTTCAAGCCGCCTCTGCTACTCTCCAACCAAATCTCATTCAAAAAACATGGTATTTCTTCGTTCCTCACTTCTTTTTCAGCTTAATTTTTAATGGGTGTTCAAAAAGTTTGGATTTTTATCTTTCATTCCTTGTATTTTGATTGCAATTCCATGATCACTTCATACCTTATCTAGCATGAGCTTATTGTTGATGATCATTTGGATTAATCTTTATAAAATCAGTTGTTAAGTTGTTACCCAGTAAAGATGCCAGTTTTAAGTGTGGATCGAATTTCCAAATTGAATCTATGGGTTAGGTTGGTTTATTCTTGTATCTTGTATCTTAAATCTTAGGAAGTAGCATGTTTAGATTTTCTTGAAGAATAATCTGCTGGTACTTTGATGTGTAAAGTTTGATACTTTGATCATAGATTGGTGAAATCTGTTATTTGCTTTCCTGCATCTGCCATTGAAGGGTTCTTGAACTCCTTTTACATCCAATGACTGAATTTTGCAGGTGGGGAATAATCATTCacaaagggaaagggaaaggaaTAGAGATTGGATTAAAGTTCTTATGAATAGCAATGGCCACTGTGATGATCATCCCGATCTTCGTTCTAAGGAAAAGAATTTTTTCTGTGTAGACTGTGCAGTTAGAATGTGTAAGAACTGTAAGGAAGCTCATTCCCTTCACAGAAGGTTTCAGATATACAAATATTCCTATCAAGATGTCTTCCGCCATTCCGAGCTGCAGAAATACTTTGACTGCTCAAAAATTCAGGTTTTCTCTTCTTTCTCACAATATTGTATTGATTTATTTGCCAATTGACCTAAATTAATTGAATTTCTTGATATCCATATTCTATACTAATTGATGGTATGGATGCTTGATTTATTTTGATCTGATTGGTGATGCCCTACTTAATTTGCTGGTGCTATCATAGCTGAAATAAACCATGTTTATGCTTCATTTGGATTTAAGTAGTTGTTGATTTGTTGGACATTGTTGAAGTATCTAATTCACTAAACCTAACTGACCAATTAATAATAGTATGCTCTGAACATGAacctttttttttccttcctaTAATGGTAACATGCTTTTCTTGGCACTGACAGACTTACATATCCAACAATGAAAGGATTGTGCATCTAAAACCCCGGCCTTCAACTAATAAACCTAAAACTTCTGATCTAAGCCCTGATTCTAAATTCAAAGAATACAACTTTTCATCAAGAACAAAGCCGGGTGGTACATGTGAAGAATGTGGGAAACACTTACAAGATGAGCGGAATCGCTTCTGCTCTATTACGTGCAAGGTAACAAGCCATGGTCTGATTCAATTGTGTACATGCTACTTATGTgcattgtttttaattttgtttcatgTGTAAATGTTAGGTCTCAGTGCTTCCCTTGGAAGCtcaaaaccaagatcacaatcaaTGTTCACGGAGGAGTTCAGAGGAATCTGCTAGTCAAAGTAGTAGGTTCATCAACACTCCAAAACCAGAAGGTAGTGATTTTACTTTAGATAACCAGAATTCAGAACCAGAGTCATCTTTATCTGAAGCTGAGCCATATGGATGGGTTGAAGTTGTTAACTACAGAAAGCGCCCAAGGAAAACAACCCCTCAAAGGCCTATTTTTGTTTTCATGTCCTAAGATTTGAAGTCATATCACTACTCTAATCAATTCCTTCCATTCTCcgattatatttttttgttttccatttttgGAGAataagatttaagatttcttgAACATTTGAGGGAATCTCAACCCCACTATACCCCATATTGGGATTCAAGTATAAGCTGGGAGTTTGAGGTTTAGTTGCACTGAGAAAAGTAACCAGCTGAGCTTGTACAGCATAAGGGAACAACAATAGTAATCCAAAGACTTCAAAGGGTACAAAGGGTTACTCTCCATTCCATCCTTTTCAGTTCTTTATGGTTTAAACTTAGCATCTCTTATGATTGAATGACTCTTTAACAAAAAGAAAGACTCACTATAGTAATGTAAAATTTCATTTCTTTTGATTTGCAGTCAGCATAGTTTTAACATCAATTATCTTCTGCACTTTGTGTCCCATGTGCACTAGGCAAAATTATGCATTCTGCAAGGAATAGCTCTTGCTATGCTTTTTCTCTGTAGGATTCCCGGCCTCTGACAGATAATTGATGGGATGATGTTTCAATTGTGAAGAatgaataataattttataatgggGTATGAGACCCTTCACAGTACAGGCAACAACTTGTGCCCATGTTTCCCTCACAACATGGCAGGCAGAAAGGACATGAAAGCTTATATAAGGTTGTTAAGTGAATAAGATGGCAAAGATTTAGTGTCCCCACAATCAATTATAAAGCCACAAATTTTGAACAATGAAAGGTTTTCCTCCAAGTGATTTGTGAGTACTATAGTAGACATTAAATGTGGCATGCATTAAAAACGCAGCCCTTTTTAGACTTTTTCTGTACAAAAGAAGTTAAAGGGGGGCCAAATCTTGTGCCTGTGGAAGCACATGCATGATGCATGGTCAAAATAATTAACTTCCTCGCGGCACCACCGACTTTTATCGCACTTCTGTTGC contains the following coding sequences:
- the LOC107631790 gene encoding uncharacterized protein LOC107631790, giving the protein MVGNNHSQRERERNRDWIKVLMNSNGHCDDHPDLRSKEKNFFCVDCAVRMCKNCKEAHSLHRRFQIYKYSYQDVFRHSELQKYFDCSKIQTYISNNERIVHLKPRPSTNKPKTSDLSPDSKFKEYNFSSRTKPGGTCEECGKHLQDERNRFCSITCKVSVLPLEAQNQDHNQCSRRSSEESASQSSRFINTPKPEGSDFTLDNQNSEPESSLSEAEPYGWVEVVNYRKRPRKTTPQRPIFVFMS